The genomic interval AGTAATTTCTGAAATAGTGGGGAAGTGCCGATTAATGGGGTTGTTTTGTTTAACTCTTCAAGCAACCATTTGTTTTTTTCTTTAAGTTTTTTTCTATCCAATGCGTTTTTAACTGAGAGTATTAACTTGTCAAAAGAAAGGGGTTTTTCAAGAAAATCAAATGCTCCTTTTTTTGTTGCCTTAACAGCAAGCTCTATTGTTGCATGCCCAGATATGACAATAATTTCAGCATCAATTCCATGCTTTTTCATGTACTCTATTAGTTCGATACCATCAATATTTTCCATCCATATGTCAGTTATGACAAGGTCTACCTCCTGACCTTTCATTATCTCAATTGCCTCTTTTCCGCTTGATGCAAGAAGGCAGAAGTACCCCTCTTCCTCAAGAATTGTTTTTAAGGTAAGCCTAATATTATTTTCATCGTCAACAATTAAAATTCTTTCTGACATTTTTCTATTACCTCTAAGCATTTGTTATAGATAAATTCTCTGAACTTTTCTATTTTAACAGGTCTTAAGCTTTCAGCAACAAAAACGATTAAAACAGAGTTATGGACAAATGCAAACCCTATTTTGTTTTTATCTTCATACATCATGACATATTTGCCCTTAATATCCTGGTTGTAATGCTTTTCCCATCCCTCAAACATTGAGAGGTTTATCCCTAACTGCCTTGTGTCTTTTGAATAAAGGGAAGCAAGGTAAATCGTTTCTTTAAAGATTCCTTCTTTTTTGGATAGTGTATAAGTAAAATACCTGTTGTCATAAGCCCAATTTTTTGCACCAAACAGGTTTTCAAAGAAATTTTTAGGGTTTCCAATGGTTTTTCCGTTTTCAAATTTTACTTTTACAGGCTCAATTGCCAAAGAGCGAATGAGGGGCAGAATGATTTTGTATATATTTTTCATTGTTGATGGGGTAATTGGGAATTCGTCTATTCTAATGTGGGTAGGGTCAGGGTTTATCTGGTTTAGAGTCGGGTCAACAGGGTACCATTTGCCGTTTAATTTAACCTCAACCCACATGTGGTAACCAAAGATGTTATCTCCCATTACAAGCCCAACAACGCACCTTGCAGGGATTTTTGCCTTTCTAAAAATTGCAGTTGCAAGAAATGAATGTTCGGTACAATCCCCATTTTTTTCTTTTAAAATTGTGTCTGTGTCAGCCATAACATTGTCAAAGTTTTTATTTTGTATGTAATTGAAAACGAAGGTAATGGTGTTTTTGACAAAAGAGTAGGTGTCTTTGCTGTTTTTTCTGATATTTTCTGTTATTTCTTTAAGTTTTTTATTATTAAGGTTTATTATTGGTGAGGATTTAAGATAGTTTTCGTCTCTATCAGGTTTTGCGTTTAAGGGTAATTTTACCCTTGAGACAGTCAATAGGCAGGATTTATTATCAAGTATTTTAACTTTTTGATTGTCTGTCTCAATTATTGTAAAGTCGTAAGGGGATGAATTTACAAGTTTATAGGTAATTTCAGAGACGCTGAATCCCCTTGGAACAAAGTATTTTATTTTTATCAAGGAAGGAGAAAAAATCTCTGCACCCTTTGTTTTTGTTTTCTTTTTTTCAAGCTTTTGGTTTACTACTTTAAACTCCATACCTGCAAAGTTCATTGTAGAAATTAGAATGTTGCCATTTTTATCGGTTAATCTTTCTTCTTCAGTATTTAAAGTCCCTGATTTAAGTATAAATTTATAACCTTTTTTTGTTTTTCCTTTGAAAGTTATTGTTATTTTGTCAAAGTTTAGAATATTCTGGTCAAATTTCTTTATTGAAGCCTGCTTTATCCCCTTTTCAATCATTTTTTTTAAAGTAATTTCCTCTCCGTAATCCTGCTTGACTTCTTTTAGATTAACGGGGATACTCTGTTTGCCCATTGGGGTTATCAGTATGGCTGAATTGTTTTTAAATAAAATCTGAAACTCAGGGAGTATAGAGGAGTTTCCCTCTAAATTACGGAAATTTAATTCAACAGGAGTACCATCTTTTAATTCTTTTGTTTTATACAGATTTTTACTTTTAATAATAGCTCCCCCTCTCTTTAAAGTAAGGGATTCCTCAGTTTCAGTTATAACAAAGTTTTTGTTAAAGGTTCTTTTTACTATAATTTCACCGCTTTTTTGCCCGTTTATATAAACAGAAAAACGGCTGGTTGCCCAGCCGTTTATTGTTATTATAAAAAGGAAAATAGGTATTAATTTTTTGGTCATTTAATCTCCAGTGACAATATTCGAAAATTACCGTCCTGGTAAACCTTCAAAATAATTATATCACCTTTTTTTAGTTTTTTAATTTCATTTGCAAACTGGTATGCATTTGTAATTGGTTTTCTATTTAACTCGGTTATAACTACCCCATTTC from Thermotomaculum hydrothermale carries:
- a CDS encoding transglutaminase domain-containing protein, giving the protein MTKKLIPIFLFIITINGWATSRFSVYINGQKSGEIIVKRTFNKNFVITETEESLTLKRGGAIIKSKNLYKTKELKDGTPVELNFRNLEGNSSILPEFQILFKNNSAILITPMGKQSIPVNLKEVKQDYGEEITLKKMIEKGIKQASIKKFDQNILNFDKITITFKGKTKKGYKFILKSGTLNTEEERLTDKNGNILISTMNFAGMEFKVVNQKLEKKKTKTKGAEIFSPSLIKIKYFVPRGFSVSEITYKLVNSSPYDFTIIETDNQKVKILDNKSCLLTVSRVKLPLNAKPDRDENYLKSSPIINLNNKKLKEITENIRKNSKDTYSFVKNTITFVFNYIQNKNFDNVMADTDTILKEKNGDCTEHSFLATAIFRKAKIPARCVVGLVMGDNIFGYHMWVEVKLNGKWYPVDPTLNQINPDPTHIRIDEFPITPSTMKNIYKIILPLIRSLAIEPVKVKFENGKTIGNPKNFFENLFGAKNWAYDNRYFTYTLSKKEGIFKETIYLASLYSKDTRQLGINLSMFEGWEKHYNQDIKGKYVMMYEDKNKIGFAFVHNSVLIVFVAESLRPVKIEKFREFIYNKCLEVIEKCQKEF